CACATGTTTTAGACCAGAGGGTAATATTGCCAATTGTATTTTGGCTAGGCACTGTTGGCTCTCATTCTAAACGAAAAACATTTTATTAATACACAACTGACTTCTTATATAGCTATTAGACATGTGACTATACAGAATAGGTTAGGTGCTTTAATAAAGACACCTCTTGTGGTACATATGACTTTTACCTTAAGTCTGTGGAATGTAGTCTGTTTTTTTCTCCAAATGTTAAAGGGATTTCAAAACACTAGATGGCACACTAATGTAGGGGGGAAAATGCAACATGGCCTTCAGATTATTACGGGCTCAGCATCAAACGATGTTCCCTTTAATTAAAGTATTAAGCCTTCAAAAGTTTGACAAATCATCACTATAAATTCCAGAGGTCAGAACCTCAGGAGGGACTCAATATTTTATGTAGCTTTATCTCCAATACctcctatttaaaaaaaacattacaatactgCCCAGTAACCGATATCAAGACCTTTCAAATTTAACTTAAATGGATTGTAAACCCAACTTTAAAAATTACATTGTTTTCCTTACTGTAAGCAGTCTGTGGACAAGGCATAACCAATCCATACTTTGTACATGAGCATGCAAGGCATAGAGATGTGTTCTGTGGAACGTTCCAGGTGCAAGACATGATCTTGAACAAACCTCTTAGCAAGCAAACAAGCCTGCTTTTCAAAGGTTTGGTCAAGCATGCACAGTTTAATGTTTAAACCATTAGCAGCTGTGTTAGGCTACATTATCCCAAGCATAAATATGTTGCAAACTTATGTTATTCATTTGCGACTGCTGGTACAAGGTGATTAATGAATCCACAGAATGACAGTCACATCTTGCAGTGCTCAAAATCACATTACATTCAAGATCTGTGGTGGGTACCCCATATCATGTAGTAGTTAGTGATACAGGGTCTGCTGTATTGAGCTATGACTAAGTGGACGTTAATTAGACCGTTATCTCGTGTATAACAGCGTGCAGATGTTATGGATCTCTCAACGACCTGGCTTGTCTGCCTTCTAGTCATAAGCAATTCTATCCATGTACATATTCAACAAGGTGATGCAAAGTGCAAATAGCGCAGCAATATATTAAAGCTGTGTGACATGGAAACTATAGAGGGATTATAACTTGTCTCATGCAAACTGGCCTATGTGACATCCACATTAACATAGCTGGCACAATGGCTAAAATTGATTCTGCATTGTTTATCACTAATGAAGTGTGAATACTGCTTATAATACTAAAAATATTAAAATCTATTGGCTTTTCACGATGCCTTTAGGGGCTTACATTAATTCAAGTATCAGATTTGAGAACCCTACTACTGATCTTCTAATGATTTAAAGAATACTAGATAAAAAAATCCATCTGTGGTATAAAATTGCTGATTGGCAGTCCTGTGAGCTAGAGCAGGGTGTCAGCGCAGTGCAGACGTGCATACACAGGCAAAGTCATAAGGAATACATCTGATCAAAGTTTTTAGTCCATGTCCCTGTGTCCTGGAAGACTCCGTCTGATTCTGTGGGCCCCGagggattgaatcccagagcggACTCCTGTTCCTCAGGGGTTAAAGGTTAACAGCAACATGTCGGTCACTTCTTTCCATTCAAGGAACTTTTTCCTATATTCTCAATGTTTAAGCTGGATGGGGGATCTACAactgaaaatatacatttttataaaCTATAAAAGAtctataaataaaaaaatgacataacaataagaTTGATTAAGGAATGGGTCTCTTGACATTATTAGTATCTCTTAGTATTTATTTTCACCGTATTTGAATAGAAAAATCTCCATTgcaaagggagagaggggtgtgggCCACTACATTAAAGTGATTTAAAATAACAAGGTCAAAGAGATTGAACCAGGCATGAATCCCCTCAAAGGACAAAAATGATTTGAATGGTtgatcacaacaacaaaaaaaacagcaagGGACGAGAATAATggaaacagtaaataacagtttGGGTGGTCTTGCTGGTGGAGAGGGGTTCTTGAGAAGAGGGGACTGGGGTTATTCTGTTCTCTTTAGTCATAGTACATAGTACCGTCAAACTCAGCCCTCTCTCCGTTGTTGACGAATTCATCAGGGTTGGAGCAGTACTTGTTGTCGTAGACCTGCCGAGGGAGGCCGTATGTGGTCATGCCCTGCTGGGACGCCATCTTGTTGGTGCCCATCTGCAGTGAAACGGTGGAGGTGTCGCATTCCTCCAAGCCCAGACTCTTGTCATAAATGTGTCTCCTGGTGCCAGGGGCCGTCATGCCAGACTGAGAGAGGAAGAAAAGCAGGGGAGGATTAGATATAGGCTACAAAGTGTAATATTTTATATCATATTAATTGCTTTCATGATAGGCAGAGAGGGAAAACTCCCAAGATGTGCAGAATGTTAGTCAATTCTATCTCTACCAGAGAATATCTATTTGTGAAATCAAATGGCGCCCCACCTGGTTGGCACCCTTATTGGTGCCCATCTGGAGGCTGATGGTGGACTGGTCCAGAGGGTTCTCCATTCCCCCCCTCGGGTCATACAGGTGACGCCGCGTGCCATAAGATGTCATGCCCTTCTGGCTGGCAAGTTTGTTGGTACCCATCTGGACAGACAGGCAAAGGTAGCGCACTGGTTATGCCTGAACTATAATACCATTAAACCAATCCTAATGGCCAAACTAAAAACAAATGAAGGTATGTTAtaacatgctgctactactacttataTTACACCTGTAATAACAGTGATATCTTAGTGTATAAGGTGTATATGATACAAAGACTGTTCTGACCTGCAGGCCGATGACATTGCGCCCTTCCTTCAGCATGTCTGGGGCGAAACGGCGCTGGTGTGCTGTTGCATACTTCACTCCCATGTCATGCTTGGAGTGGAAACCTTTGGACTGGGCCTGGTGAAAGAGGGGAAGGTTAGAAAGACACATTATGGATCCTCACGTGAAGTAGAAGTAGGTTTCTTACAAGCCACTGACAATACTttctacatacagtactgtacaatGTACTGAGATTCCTCTATGGGTTTCCACTCACAATTCCAGCCAGGGTGATGAGCGTGCTCTGGACCTGGGTGTAGTTGGTATTCTCAAACAGGTCGTTGGCCTCAAACAAATCGTATGGCTTCATACCATAAACTGTGATGGCTCGGACAAAATTGCCAATGTTTTCCAGCTGGGCAATGAAAAGGAAAAATAATTAGCCAAGAGAAAATGGTCCACTGAGGTAAAAGCAAGAGTACAAACAAAGAGGACACCAGTTACTGAGTTATTTGTTATTTTGATATTGTCATGTTTCTTTAAATAGTCATTGTATTTGAGACTCAGGACTTCAGAATGGTCAGCTGTGTGGGGTTTTCTTCAAAGCCCTACTCACCAGTTGGATAATCTTTTTCTCTTTTATTCTTGACAAATGGACCACCACATGTGAGTGCATTGATTCTTAGTAATATTGTATGTCATGGATGATTCTTGAAAGTGCCTCAACAAACACTTAAAAGTGCTGTTTTCTTTTTGAGTCTCATACAAAGAGATCTGAAGACGCATGCTGAGATGTGCCCCATTAAACAACGTAGCTGCAGCTTggaatgtaaataaataaacactatGCCAAGCAAAAGACTATCTATCTGGATACATATTTCAGCGAGTTCAGTGGATGGAAGGTATGGAGTGGAAAAAACTACTGACTCTTGGCATGCTTATTGCTGCTCAATACTAAGCAAAGTATCTATAAGAACTATAGCCTACTGATGGGCATGATGTTatataataatacaaaaacatTTATTCTGTCTCAGAACAAGCTTACCTGATGCCAGTTTTGAGGGGAAGTGTTAATCTTTCTCACAGATCCTGGCTGAAGTGTGTTGATAAGTCTACACACAAGGAAAGAGAAAGCACAGAACAGTCAAAATACTGTTCTGactttgagtggcccagtcatCATTAACAGTGGGGAAATGAATGAGACTGAATGATATTGGAAGCCACAGAAAGTAATATGGTGATATGACACACAATATGCTCTCTGCCATTCTGCATGACATTCTGCACGGCCACAGTACTGAGGAGAGTAATCGTTCACTCACTCGCACAAGATGACCCCATCCTTTAGGTTCTCCATGAAAGGATCAGCGATCTTCTTGCCTGTTACGTCCTGGATCCACAGCCtcagctcctcctccttctgGGGGTCATACTTCTGGGCCAACTGAAGAGGCAGAGGTCAAatgttatacagtgcattcggaaagttttcagaccccttcactttttccacattttgttacatttcagccttattctaaaatggattaagttaTTATTTTTCcgccacacacaataccccataatgacacagcgaAAACAACGCAGtgaaggggtctgattactttcccaatgcactgtaaatgTGTTGCATTTGACTGCATCCTAACATCTGCAGACACTCAGGTCTTGTAACTGTCAGTTTTGCATGATGAATGATCTTGTGACAGGTGCTTGGCTAcctgaaaaataaaaatgatcttACAACAAACTAACTATAGTAAACAAGTCATATAACTATGATATTTATCAGAGCTATTATCCCCCCTTCTCCCTTTTCCTTTCTCATCTTGTAACAGAGGGATAACATTCCTCTCGACTTTCCTTTGAAAGCCTACCCGTTGTAATAAAACCTATGAAGATTAGAGTTAAAAAACAGGAAGAAATGTTAAAATGGCCATGGGACATTCCTGCATGGAGAAACACTGATTCTCCGCTTCCATGTATTTCCCTATTGGCACAAACGCATCCCCCTAATACCAGAAATTCTATGGTGGGTCTGTAGCCCCCCTCTTGCTCTGCGCTCTCTCCTTTTCTGAATGTTCTGCTCACTCACAGTCTGGGAGAGGGCTTGTGAGACCAGGAGCCAACACAAACAGGTATTTCAAAGCAGCAGGGTTTGCGTAGCTTCCAGTCCATCACACCAAACTTGGGAGAAACAGCTCTCCCTATTACTCCTCCctgtgctccctctctccctctgggttTTCCGGAATCTGTCCTTTTACAGTGAGGCAATCTACTCAGGCAAACCACATCTGATAATGAGATGCCAAGACCTGCAAACAGCACTTGCATCCAGCCAAGGTATTTTGGTCAGAGTTTCATTTAACTGTGTCAGGAGGTCAGGAATGTAATCAGAACtggttaatttatttatttgatgcCAAAATTGGCACCTATCCATTGATTCTATCAGTGTTTTTCATGTATTAACTCAGTGGAGAGAATATAAATTAAATCAGTGTAGGCCATGGCATAAGGAATAAAATGGTTGAAGTTGATACAAACAGGGGTGAAAGTAAGACAGAACGGTCCGGTATGGAGTACCGGCAAAATAAAGAGTGGGTGTACGTCATGCCGGTAAAACATGAACCTATCACAATTATTAAAACAGATTT
This genomic stretch from Oncorhynchus clarkii lewisi isolate Uvic-CL-2024 chromosome 13, UVic_Ocla_1.0, whole genome shotgun sequence harbors:
- the LOC139364881 gene encoding calponin-1-like translates to MSKNFKGGPSFGLSAEVKSKLAQKYDPQKEEELRLWIQDVTGKKIADPFMENLKDGVILCELINTLQPGSVRKINTSPQNWHQLENIGNFVRAITVYGMKPYDLFEANDLFENTNYTQVQSTLITLAGIAQSKGFHSKHDMGVKYATAHQRRFAPDMLKEGRNVIGLQMGTNKLASQKGMTSYGTRRHLYDPRGGMENPLDQSTISLQMGTNKGANQSGMTAPGTRRHIYDKSLGLEECDTSTVSLQMGTNKMASQQGMTTYGLPRQVYDNKYCSNPDEFVNNGERAEFDGTMYYD